A region of Myxococcus stipitatus DSM 14675 DNA encodes the following proteins:
- a CDS encoding diacylglycerol/lipid kinase family protein, with the protein MKTFLVVNPRSANGQTGKRWVEIAAQVGRVLGEFGHGFTQGGMDAARIAREALDQGYECIVAVGGDGTLNEVTNGFFRDGKAINPNAALGLIPRGTGGDFRRTFGWGLDLDSSLERLRSETTEPFDVGRLDFIGNDGNPATRYFANIASFGVSAVVAAEVNSGSKALGGNVSFMWGTLKGLLKHTERKVTLSTDGGAPETLDITAVAVANGRYFGSGMFVAPDAITHDGAFDITIWSGYGVSDFVLKSKGVYNGSHVTWKGTRRLRCQTLHAESADGRDVILDVDGETPGRLPATFTLMPAAIRIKV; encoded by the coding sequence ATGAAGACGTTCCTCGTGGTCAACCCGCGCAGCGCGAATGGGCAGACGGGAAAGCGCTGGGTGGAGATTGCCGCGCAGGTGGGAAGGGTGCTCGGCGAGTTCGGGCACGGCTTCACCCAAGGCGGGATGGACGCCGCGCGCATTGCCCGCGAGGCGCTGGACCAGGGGTACGAGTGCATCGTCGCGGTCGGCGGTGACGGCACCCTCAACGAGGTCACCAACGGCTTCTTCCGTGATGGCAAGGCCATCAACCCGAACGCGGCCCTGGGCCTCATCCCCCGTGGCACCGGCGGCGACTTCCGCCGCACCTTCGGCTGGGGCCTGGACCTGGACTCCTCCCTCGAGCGCCTTCGCTCCGAAACCACCGAGCCCTTCGACGTGGGCCGGCTCGACTTCATCGGCAACGACGGCAACCCCGCGACGCGCTACTTCGCCAACATCGCCTCGTTCGGTGTCAGCGCGGTGGTCGCCGCGGAGGTGAACAGCGGCAGCAAGGCGCTCGGTGGCAATGTCAGCTTCATGTGGGGCACGCTGAAGGGCCTGCTCAAGCACACTGAGCGCAAGGTGACGCTGTCCACGGATGGCGGCGCCCCGGAGACGCTCGACATCACCGCGGTCGCCGTGGCCAACGGGCGCTACTTCGGCAGCGGCATGTTCGTCGCCCCCGATGCCATCACGCATGACGGCGCCTTCGACATCACCATCTGGTCCGGTTACGGCGTGAGTGACTTCGTCCTCAAGTCGAAGGGCGTCTACAACGGCTCGCACGTCACCTGGAAGGGCACGCGCCGCCTGCGCTGCCAGACGCTCCACGCCGAGTCCGCCGATGGCCGCGACGTGATTCTCGACGTCGACGGCGAGACGCCCGGCCGCCTTCCCGCGACCTTCACGCTGATGCCCGCGGCCATCCGCATCAAGGTGTAG
- a CDS encoding PhzF family phenazine biosynthesis protein: MQVTIVDAFTQQPGSGNRAGVVLDAAGLSVATMQRVAAAVGASETAFLLSGPDGQGVRLRYFTPTDEIDFCGHATVATFHLLAERGLLPRTGTTRLECAAGVLDVELEAMGERGSRPWIVTPRLPWLESPVSLERVMALVGGTVAMVDDTLPVRRNGHRLMVPFRRREDLWGLAPRSNELAELLRPHGLSGVYVFTRETREAGSMAHSRYFVPGMGVPEDPVTGSAAGPLGMYLAMNGVLPLPAEGGTVRARIEQGDAMGKPGRIEVEVTGKAGHPERARIGGVAVTVLAGTLHV, encoded by the coding sequence ATGCAGGTGACGATTGTCGATGCCTTCACGCAGCAGCCCGGTTCCGGGAACCGAGCGGGCGTGGTGTTGGACGCGGCCGGGCTGAGCGTGGCGACGATGCAGCGAGTCGCCGCCGCGGTGGGGGCGTCGGAGACCGCATTCCTCTTGTCCGGTCCGGACGGGCAGGGGGTTCGGCTGCGCTACTTCACGCCGACGGATGAGATTGATTTCTGCGGCCACGCCACGGTGGCCACGTTCCATCTGCTGGCGGAGCGAGGGCTGTTGCCGCGCACGGGGACGACGCGGTTGGAGTGCGCGGCGGGTGTGCTGGACGTGGAGTTGGAGGCGATGGGCGAGCGTGGGAGTCGGCCGTGGATTGTCACGCCTCGCCTGCCGTGGCTGGAGTCGCCGGTGTCGCTGGAGCGAGTGATGGCGCTCGTGGGGGGGACGGTCGCGATGGTGGACGACACGCTTCCCGTGCGCCGCAACGGACATCGCTTGATGGTGCCGTTCCGTCGGAGAGAGGACCTGTGGGGACTGGCGCCGCGCTCGAATGAGCTGGCGGAGTTGCTGCGGCCGCATGGGCTGAGTGGCGTGTATGTCTTCACGCGGGAGACTCGAGAGGCCGGCAGCATGGCGCACTCGCGCTACTTCGTGCCGGGCATGGGCGTGCCCGAGGACCCGGTGACAGGGTCGGCGGCGGGGCCTCTTGGTATGTACCTGGCCATGAATGGTGTCCTGCCGCTTCCCGCCGAGGGAGGCACCGTTCGCGCGCGCATCGAGCAAGGCGATGCGATGGGGAAGCCCGGACGCATCGAGGTGGAGGTCACCGGCAAGGCGGGACATCCCGAGCGGGCCCGCATCGGCGGAGTCGCCGTGACGGTGCTCGCGGGCACGCTGCACGTGTGA
- a CDS encoding PLP-dependent aminotransferase family protein: MTIWTPNLRGREGPLYRVIADALGADIEEGRLAAGTRLPTHRELAEKVGVTVGTVTRAYAEAERRGLIGGEVGRGTFVRHRDAPRHLPSPAPDLGDDALVELGLNWPATPPGDPAGTALRKSLDALQRSPKLSALLDYQPHAGHPSHREAGAQWIQRFGLEVAPSRVVVCSGGQHAMEVALSALTRPGDTVLCESLTYPGLKVLANRFHLRLHGVAMDEHGLLPDALEAACRTGAKVLFCLPNLQNPTGAVMTEERRRRIAAVARQHGLSVVEDDAYGLLLDKRPAPLCSFLPESGWFIAGVSKLLAPGLRLGYLAAPESTSTERLAEEAGLATRMTPALMADITARWVREGTADELVIRRRREAQERMELAKKLLGDWLPRPLSRGATYHLWLKLPAPWRAEPFTSHARRRGVTVTPAELFNVGPSTAPSAVRVCLGAPRTRAALEKGLQRLRETLEGGPEPLASIV, encoded by the coding sequence ATGACAATCTGGACGCCCAACCTCCGGGGCCGCGAAGGCCCGCTCTACCGGGTCATCGCGGATGCACTCGGCGCGGACATCGAGGAGGGCCGCCTCGCCGCGGGCACTCGCCTGCCCACCCACCGTGAGCTCGCGGAGAAAGTGGGCGTCACCGTCGGCACCGTGACACGCGCGTACGCGGAGGCCGAACGCCGTGGCCTCATCGGCGGCGAAGTGGGCCGAGGCACCTTCGTCCGCCACCGGGACGCACCTCGCCACCTCCCCTCGCCCGCACCCGACCTCGGTGACGATGCGCTCGTGGAGCTGGGGCTCAACTGGCCCGCGACACCTCCAGGCGACCCGGCGGGCACGGCCCTGCGCAAGTCACTCGACGCCCTGCAACGCTCGCCGAAGTTGTCGGCGCTGCTCGACTATCAACCCCACGCGGGACATCCGTCCCACCGCGAAGCCGGCGCCCAGTGGATTCAGCGCTTCGGCCTCGAAGTCGCGCCCTCGCGCGTCGTCGTCTGCTCGGGAGGACAACACGCGATGGAGGTCGCGCTCAGCGCCCTCACGCGCCCCGGTGACACCGTGCTCTGCGAGTCGCTCACCTACCCTGGGCTCAAGGTGCTCGCGAACCGGTTCCACCTGCGGCTCCACGGTGTCGCCATGGATGAGCACGGCCTGCTCCCCGATGCCCTCGAGGCCGCCTGCCGCACGGGCGCGAAGGTCCTCTTCTGCCTGCCCAACCTCCAGAACCCCACCGGCGCGGTGATGACCGAGGAGCGCCGCCGCCGCATCGCCGCCGTGGCTCGCCAGCACGGGCTCTCCGTCGTGGAGGACGACGCCTACGGACTGCTGCTCGACAAGCGCCCCGCGCCGCTGTGCTCGTTCCTGCCCGAGTCCGGCTGGTTCATCGCGGGAGTCTCCAAGCTGCTCGCGCCCGGCCTCCGCCTGGGCTACCTGGCCGCGCCCGAGAGCACCAGCACGGAGCGGCTCGCGGAGGAGGCGGGCCTGGCCACGCGGATGACGCCCGCGTTGATGGCCGACATCACCGCGCGCTGGGTGCGCGAAGGCACCGCGGACGAGCTCGTCATCCGCCGCCGGCGGGAAGCCCAGGAGCGGATGGAGCTGGCGAAGAAGCTGCTCGGAGACTGGCTGCCCCGCCCGCTGAGCCGAGGCGCCACGTACCACTTGTGGCTCAAGCTCCCCGCACCGTGGCGCGCGGAGCCCTTCACGTCACACGCCCGGCGGCGCGGCGTCACCGTCACGCCCGCCGAGCTGTTCAACGTGGGGCCCTCCACCGCGCCGTCCGCGGTGCGCGTCTGCCTGGGAGCCCCACGCACCCGCGCGGCGCTGGAGAAGGGACTCCAGCGCCTGCGGGAGACACTGGAGGGAGGGCCGGAGCCTCTCGCCTCCATCGTCTGA
- the aspS gene encoding aspartate--tRNA ligase, translated as MAVPFISEVKRTHTCGQLTATNIGEEVVLFGWVHNRRDHGGAVFIDLRDRDGLTQVVFEPDHAEAHGLAGSLRLEFCIGVRGKVVSRGKNVNPKMKTGEIEVKASDLTIFNRSEPTPFPIEDAIDTSEEKRLAHRYLDLRRAPLQKSLMTRSKMNALTRAYMVEKGFLELETPFMGKYTPGGARNFLVPSRMNAGKFYALAESPQLYKQLFMVAGFDRYFQIVKCFRDEDLRVDRQPEFTQIDVEMSFVNQDDIFTTIEGLLKKLWGEVMGIDVPTPFMRMDFYESMAKYGNDKPDLRFGLEHTVLTDLIREHGEAGGVPMMFEAVQNKGIVKAMVIPADKAMSRAESDKLEEFAKQAGAKGLARAKVGEGGEWTQSPLSKTISPALRAAINQAVGAKTGDLLLFQFGKEALVHTVMANLRVHIAKKLGLIPEYGSGGQWKFLWVVNPPLFEHDEETNTWVAAHHAFTRPHDEDVPYLLTDPGRVKCHRYDVVLNGFEIGGGSIRLHDPKVQAEVFKALGIGDEEAQAKFGFLLDALKFGAPPHGGIALGMDRLAFLLTGTESLRDVIPFPKTKTGTDLMTGAPGDVDDRQLRELHVRPVPPPQK; from the coding sequence ATGGCGGTCCCATTCATCTCCGAGGTCAAGCGTACCCACACGTGCGGTCAGCTCACCGCGACCAATATTGGCGAAGAGGTCGTCCTCTTCGGCTGGGTGCACAATCGTCGAGACCACGGCGGCGCGGTCTTCATCGACCTGCGGGACAGGGACGGCTTGACGCAGGTGGTGTTCGAGCCGGACCACGCGGAAGCGCACGGGCTGGCGGGCAGCCTCCGGTTGGAGTTCTGCATCGGCGTGCGCGGCAAGGTCGTGTCGCGTGGCAAGAACGTGAACCCGAAGATGAAGACGGGTGAAATCGAGGTCAAGGCGAGCGACCTCACCATCTTCAACCGCTCCGAGCCCACGCCGTTCCCCATCGAGGATGCCATCGACACCTCGGAGGAGAAGCGCCTGGCGCACCGCTACCTGGACCTGCGCCGCGCGCCGCTCCAGAAGTCGCTGATGACGCGCTCGAAGATGAACGCGCTGACGCGGGCGTACATGGTGGAGAAGGGCTTCCTGGAGCTGGAGACGCCGTTCATGGGCAAGTACACGCCCGGCGGCGCGCGCAACTTCCTGGTCCCCAGCCGCATGAACGCGGGCAAGTTCTACGCGCTCGCGGAGAGCCCGCAGCTCTACAAGCAGCTCTTCATGGTGGCGGGCTTCGACCGGTACTTCCAGATCGTGAAGTGCTTCCGCGACGAGGACCTGCGCGTCGACCGCCAGCCCGAGTTCACTCAAATCGACGTGGAGATGAGCTTCGTCAACCAGGACGACATCTTCACCACCATCGAAGGGCTGTTGAAGAAGCTGTGGGGCGAGGTGATGGGCATCGACGTGCCCACGCCCTTCATGCGCATGGACTTCTACGAGTCCATGGCGAAGTACGGCAACGACAAGCCGGACCTGCGCTTCGGCCTGGAGCACACGGTGCTCACCGACCTCATCCGCGAGCACGGTGAGGCGGGCGGCGTGCCGATGATGTTCGAGGCGGTGCAGAACAAGGGCATCGTCAAGGCGATGGTCATCCCCGCGGACAAGGCGATGAGCCGCGCGGAGAGCGACAAGCTGGAGGAGTTCGCGAAGCAGGCGGGCGCCAAGGGCCTGGCGCGCGCGAAGGTGGGCGAGGGCGGTGAGTGGACGCAGTCCCCGCTGTCGAAGACGATTTCGCCGGCGCTGCGCGCGGCCATCAACCAGGCGGTGGGCGCGAAGACGGGCGACCTCCTGCTGTTCCAGTTCGGCAAGGAGGCGCTCGTCCACACGGTGATGGCGAACCTCCGCGTGCACATCGCGAAGAAGCTGGGGCTGATTCCGGAGTACGGCAGCGGCGGCCAGTGGAAGTTCCTGTGGGTGGTGAACCCGCCGCTCTTCGAGCACGACGAGGAGACGAACACGTGGGTGGCGGCGCACCACGCCTTCACGCGTCCGCACGACGAGGACGTGCCGTACCTGCTCACGGACCCGGGCCGCGTGAAGTGCCACCGCTACGACGTGGTGCTCAACGGCTTCGAGATTGGCGGCGGCTCCATCCGTCTGCATGACCCCAAGGTCCAGGCGGAGGTGTTCAAGGCGCTGGGCATCGGCGACGAGGAGGCCCAGGCCAAGTTCGGCTTCCTGCTGGACGCGCTCAAGTTCGGCGCGCCTCCGCACGGTGGCATCGCGCTGGGCATGGACCGGCTCGCCTTCCTGCTCACCGGCACCGAGTCGCTGCGCGACGTGATTCCGTTCCCCAAGACGAAGACGGGCACGGACCTGATGACGGGCGCGCCGGGCGACGTGGACGACCGGCAGCTGCGCGAGCTGCACGTGCGTCCGGTGCCGCCGCCGCAGAAGTAG
- a CDS encoding YHS domain-containing protein: MKGVQGQSQGKHWDPVCGKQLETPEGQPSSEYKKRRYFFCSERCRHTFERQAERFRLNELARVGALMTPGRVRWGLA; encoded by the coding sequence ATGAAGGGCGTGCAGGGGCAGAGCCAGGGCAAGCATTGGGACCCGGTGTGCGGCAAGCAACTGGAGACACCGGAGGGGCAGCCGTCGTCGGAGTACAAGAAGCGCCGGTACTTCTTCTGCTCCGAGCGCTGTCGCCACACCTTCGAGCGTCAAGCCGAGCGCTTCCGCCTCAACGAGCTGGCCCGAGTGGGCGCGCTGATGACGCCCGGTCGGGTGCGCTGGGGCCTCGCCTGA